The following DNA comes from Patescibacteria group bacterium.
AGGCTGGCTCAAAACTAAAGATTGGGATCGTTATGACATGCGCGAACCAATTTTAAAAACAGAAATGAGTGACGAAGAAATAAAAGGCTTGGTGCAAGGCTTGTATAAATCTGTACTTACGCCGAAATTTATTGCGCGCAAAGCATGGGAAGCTCTAACTGACTGGGAAACTTTTAAATACTACTTCCGCATGATGCGAAAGTTTTTTAGCAAACTGGTGGACTTCCGCTGAAACTAGGAAAATTCAAACGAAGTGAAGAGTTTTCCTTCAGTTGAAGCGGCCCCGTACCGTATCCCGACTTGTCGGGATTCTGGTTCGGGGTCAATGGGGAGTAGCGACGTTTACGCTGCACTCCACAATCCGCGGGAATCCAGTACAAATCAGCGAAAATCCGTAACAACTGCGGAATGCGGAAAGCTGTGTGCGGATAACCGAAACCACAATAGTTAACTAGTACAATTATGAACAACAGAAAGAAAATTTTAATAACCGGAGTGACCGGGTTTATTGGGACTAATTTGGTTAAAGAATTACTTTCCCGCGGGCATAAGGTTGTCGGTATAGACAATTTTTACGCTAGCTCGCGGGAGCGCTTGCAGCTTTTTGCGGATGAAGAAAATTTCCGCTTTCTGGAAGCGGATATCCGCAATCCGTTGGAAATAGAAGGGGAAATTGACCAAATTTATAACCTCGCCTGCCCAGCTTCCCCACCTGTTTACCAAAAAGAGCCCCTTTACACTCTAGAAACAAATATTATGGGGATGAAAAATGTGTTGGAACTGGCAGAGGAAAAGGGGGCAAAAGTTTTGCAAGCTAGCACATCCGAAGTTTACGGCGACCCAAAAAAACACCCGCAAAAAGAGACTTACTGGGGAAATGTAAACCCGGTGGGACCGCGCAGCTGTTATGATGAGGGCAAGCGGGCAGCAGAGACTTTTTGCCTTGAATATTTTAACCGCGGGGTGGATGTGCGCGTCGCGCGCATTTTTAATACTTACGGGCCGTATATGAGTCCGGACGACGGGCGAGTGGTAACCAATTTTATTACTCAGGCGTTAAATGATGAGGATTTAACAATTTACGGTGACGGGGAGCAAACGCGGAGCTTTTGTTTTGTAGATGATTTGGTGCGCGGTTTGGTTAAATTTATGAATTATGAGGGGGAGCTTTTTGGACCCTTGAATTTGGGTAATCCGGTGGAATACACCATTTTGGAACTGGCGGACAAGGTGCTTGCGCTCCTGCCGGAAAGCTCCAGTGAACTTACCTACGAACCTTTGCCGGAGGACGACCCGCAAAAACGCCGCCCGGATATCTCCCGCGCAAAACAAAAACTCTCCTGGCAGCCGGAGGTTGGGTTGGAGGAAGGTTTGAAAAAGACGCTTCAGTATATAAAATATAAATGTTCGGAATAGGTTGTACCCATACCTATAAGAAGACCAACTAATTTTTATCATGATTGCAGATCTTTTGAAGAAAAATTATTTTGATAAAGTTCTCAAATATGCTTTCTTAGTACTTCTTTCTTTTACTTCTCTTTATCCTTTCTTGTCAAAGTATCTTTTTGACTTTTCTCTCAGCAATCGTCTCAAAATATGTTTAATTGCAGTAACAAGTCTGCTCGGCATCGGCTTGTTTTGGAGAGATAGAAAGGAAATAGTAAAGAAAGTACATTCAGAAAAGGAACAAGAAAAAAGAGCAGAAGAAAAGAGAAAAGAAGAATTCAAAAACAAATATCCCAAAATAAATAATATTCCAATTGTTAAAAATATTTTTGGATGGATGTATAAAGAGGGTTGGGTTTTTTCTTTGGGGTTAGGTTTGATTATTTTAACAGGTTGCCTTGTTTACACTCACAATATCAATTATGAATTTAGGGAAGATGAGTACCAAGTTATTGGTTCTGCTGCAGGTTATTACTACACTTCAGAGTTTTATGTTTGGGACTGGCTAAAAGGGGCGCAAGGTAGTAGACATTACGACCGGGCGTGGCCCCATACATGGTTTGTTGCCCAGTCGTACAGAATTTTTGGTATTTCTGAATTTTCTTCGCGCATAGTTTCCGTTTTATTTGGGTTGATATTTTTAGTTAGTGTTTATTTTGTGACTAAATATTTTTGGGAGAGTAAAAAATTAGCTCTTCTTACTACAGTGTCATTTGTATTTTATTCGCGGTTTATAGATATTTTTAGATACACACGGATGTATGCCGTTTTAATTCCTATTTTCTTACTCCTGTTTTACTTTATTTATAGGAGTATTACCGAGAGCAGGAAAGTAAATATAAAATTAAAGCCCCTGGGAAGATTTATAGAAAACAATCTAGATTTTAATTGGAAGGCTTCGTTCCTTGCTTTGCTCTTTCTGATTCTAAATTATTTTATCCACATTAATTCACTCGTACTGTTACCAGTATTATTGTTGTTTATTATTTACTTAGCAATAGTGAAAAAAGAGCGCAAGTATATTTTTGTAGGTTTCTTGGGGCTTGTCATTACCTTTTCTGTATTTTTACTTTATTATTTCGGTTTTACGGAACGATTTTTGCATCATATTTCTTTTTTCGGAAGAAATAATCGTATTTACTTAAAATATCTAACCAGTTTCCCTTTTATTAAGGAAGCCGGAATTACACTTCTTTTAGTAGGATTAATATATCCCTTAATTTTTAGCAAGGAAAAAAGATCGAAGTTGGTATATTCCTATCTAACTGTATCTCTATCCTTAGTTTTCTTTATATGGATCGCTGATCGGTATTCCCATTTTTATTACATTTCTCACATTGTGCCAATCTCGATTATTCTGATTCTTTTTTCTTATTATCTCGTTATCAAACTCTTTGATTTAAAAGTAATAAAAATATTCTTGTATTGTCTTCCTGGTTTTTTAATCCTTTTTAATTTTTATAATAGTTTAGAAACTCTTTATGCTGATGAACACAGTTACGGACGGTTTCGCGAGGCGTATAGAGTGATTGTTGAAAATTACAACCCCGAGGAAGATGTTTTGTTTGGGCAATACCTTAGAACATATTATTTAAGAGAACTTGGGGATGATCTTACAGCTATAAGTATGCGCAACAAGCGTAAGTACGATTTTTTTGAGTTTTTGGAGGATCTAGGTAAATGTAAGTCTGGTTGGGTAACTTGGGAAACTAGGAAGGGTTATCACATTCAGGAGGATATTATAGATTATATTGAAGAAAACTTTGAGAAATATCACGGTCAGGGAGTGGATAATACTAATGTCGAAGTTTATTATTTTAATCAGGACATGGTTAAAGAGTTTAGGAGTATGGCTTCTTACAGTGGAAAAGAGCTAGTGGAAGAGGCGTCGGATACAAAAGGGGTTATTTACAATAATGACTATGATTTTGTCCAACCTGCTGAATACAATCAGCCAGGGTACTTGGAGTATGAGATTGACATACTGGAGCCTGTGGCCAATCTTAGTATATGGTGGAATGCTTTTGTTCTTTACGAGGGTAATTATATAAAACTGTGGTATTCTAACGATGCAAAAAATTACGAATTGCTAGAACGTCTTGAAGGGTCGAAGAAAGGTTTGCGGAGAAAAGGCTTTTTGGATATTCCTTGGGATGAGGAGTACCCAGCTCTTTACTTAAGGGTGGAGTTGTTTGCAAACCAAGAAACAAGTGCGGTTAAATTTGATTCTCGTATTACGGAGTTTAAGGTCTATTCTACCTTTTGAGTTAGCCCCGGTTTAACTACGGGTCAGAAGGTGATATTGAGCTATAGTAACTTTTTAACTTCTCTCCAATTCAAAAATACATAGGGAATGTAGGAGGCAGAGGTTGCAACAGCCGCACCTCCGGCCCCGTAGCTAGGAATTAACAGAAGATTAAGAGCTAAATTGAGAACAGCTGCTATGCTGAGGTTCGCTGCTCTCTTGTTTGCTAATCCTTGGTAGTCTAAAAGAGATGATAAAAATACCGAATAAGAACTTAGTAACATATAAGGTGTAAGTAAAATTAGGATGGTTGTTGATTTGCTGTAATCCGCTCCGAAAATCAAGGGAATGAAATACCAACCCAGCGTTAAAATTCCCAGTGTTATTACCCCAAATATAGCAGTATTGTATTTAAGTAATTTATAAAAAGTTTTTCTCAACTTTCTCCTGTTACTATTGTTTAATTTTGCAAATATAGGCATTGTGCCGGTGGCGATTGCCAAAGAAATATGCGGTAAGTTTGTAACAACTTGTTTGGCAACTGAAAACACCCCGACCTCCGTGTCTGTGCTAAGAAAACCCAACATTGTTGTGTCTAATTCTGTCATTACTATAAATCCTAAGTTGATGAGGAACAAGGGAAAACTATATTTCAAAATTTTCTTTTCAAATTTCTTTTTTGATGGTTGTCTCCGTTTGTAAAATTTAAGAAATAAAAGTACTAATCCAATTACAGAAGTTAGTAAAAAAGCGAGATTAAAAGAATAAATGACATTTAAAACATTAGCCGAATAAATAAATAGTAAAAATACAAAGAGAAGTTTTAAACCATATTCTAAAAAGTTGATCATAAAATGATATTTTAAACGGTGTAACCCTTGGAAAACACTTTTTAAATATTCTGTTAAGCCTTTAAGTATAAATAAAGGGGAAGCAAGTAAAAATAAAGTTTTCAAATCAGGACGATTTAGGAATACTGCAATTTGTTT
Coding sequences within:
- a CDS encoding flippase, with translation MFKETIWSFMAQGVGFVFYFALNILLARRLGVKAFGTWSYFYSIISILLVFSYLGINPSIRVFLARFNKTDLLGNVLKASLKLRFLFSIIIAVSFFIAHKQIAVFLNRPDLKTLFLLASPLFILKGLTEYLKSVFQGLHRLKYHFMINFLEYGLKLLFVFLLFIYSANVLNVIYSFNLAFLLTSVIGLVLLFLKFYKRRQPSKKKFEKKILKYSFPLFLINLGFIVMTELDTTMLGFLSTDTEVGVFSVAKQVVTNLPHISLAIATGTMPIFAKLNNSNRRKLRKTFYKLLKYNTAIFGVITLGILTLGWYFIPLIFGADYSKSTTILILLTPYMLLSSYSVFLSSLLDYQGLANKRAANLSIAAVLNLALNLLLIPSYGAGGAAVATSASYIPYVFLNWREVKKLL
- a CDS encoding UDP-glucuronic acid decarboxylase family protein; the encoded protein is MNNRKKILITGVTGFIGTNLVKELLSRGHKVVGIDNFYASSRERLQLFADEENFRFLEADIRNPLEIEGEIDQIYNLACPASPPVYQKEPLYTLETNIMGMKNVLELAEEKGAKVLQASTSEVYGDPKKHPQKETYWGNVNPVGPRSCYDEGKRAAETFCLEYFNRGVDVRVARIFNTYGPYMSPDDGRVVTNFITQALNDEDLTIYGDGEQTRSFCFVDDLVRGLVKFMNYEGELFGPLNLGNPVEYTILELADKVLALLPESSSELTYEPLPEDDPQKRRPDISRAKQKLSWQPEVGLEEGLKKTLQYIKYKCSE
- a CDS encoding glycosyltransferase family 39 protein, with translation MIADLLKKNYFDKVLKYAFLVLLSFTSLYPFLSKYLFDFSLSNRLKICLIAVTSLLGIGLFWRDRKEIVKKVHSEKEQEKRAEEKRKEEFKNKYPKINNIPIVKNIFGWMYKEGWVFSLGLGLIILTGCLVYTHNINYEFREDEYQVIGSAAGYYYTSEFYVWDWLKGAQGSRHYDRAWPHTWFVAQSYRIFGISEFSSRIVSVLFGLIFLVSVYFVTKYFWESKKLALLTTVSFVFYSRFIDIFRYTRMYAVLIPIFLLLFYFIYRSITESRKVNIKLKPLGRFIENNLDFNWKASFLALLFLILNYFIHINSLVLLPVLLLFIIYLAIVKKERKYIFVGFLGLVITFSVFLLYYFGFTERFLHHISFFGRNNRIYLKYLTSFPFIKEAGITLLLVGLIYPLIFSKEKRSKLVYSYLTVSLSLVFFIWIADRYSHFYYISHIVPISIILILFSYYLVIKLFDLKVIKIFLYCLPGFLILFNFYNSLETLYADEHSYGRFREAYRVIVENYNPEEDVLFGQYLRTYYLRELGDDLTAISMRNKRKYDFFEFLEDLGKCKSGWVTWETRKGYHIQEDIIDYIEENFEKYHGQGVDNTNVEVYYFNQDMVKEFRSMASYSGKELVEEASDTKGVIYNNDYDFVQPAEYNQPGYLEYEIDILEPVANLSIWWNAFVLYEGNYIKLWYSNDAKNYELLERLEGSKKGLRRKGFLDIPWDEEYPALYLRVELFANQETSAVKFDSRITEFKVYSTF